The following proteins are encoded in a genomic region of Gimesia algae:
- a CDS encoding DUF1501 domain-containing protein, producing the protein MSSSQNQSEVSRRDFLRVGSLSFVGLSMAERAALATTQRDRSRKNCIFIMLTGGASQLETFDPKPEAPSEIRGPLKAISTTIPGVFLSEAFPQLAQRTGQFSLVRSLYHDAAPIHETGHQLLMTGRLSRGALNYPCFGSVIARQWGPRGDAPPFVVLPRQVTSLGVNTYRGQQATFLGEDFEPATAVGESSAAEFEIEITGESKAIQQQYGKHRFGRLLLQARQLVERGTRCVVVNLFDDLHQQLTWDCHGTGAGTSGKVYEYRDSLGPAFDKALSTLLDDLSARGLLDDTLVMATGEFGRTPQVNAHGGRDHWPHVWSALVAGGGTPGGQVIGASDARASAPVERPVHASELTATIYHHLGLNPGSCLARTDQEEIRLVDASPIGELISG; encoded by the coding sequence ATGAGTTCCAGTCAAAATCAATCGGAAGTTTCACGACGCGATTTCCTGCGTGTGGGCAGTTTGAGCTTCGTCGGACTGTCGATGGCGGAACGCGCCGCCCTGGCGACCACTCAAAGGGATCGTTCCCGCAAAAACTGTATTTTCATCATGCTGACCGGGGGGGCCAGCCAGCTGGAAACCTTCGATCCCAAACCGGAAGCACCCTCAGAAATCAGGGGGCCACTCAAAGCGATTTCGACCACCATTCCCGGTGTCTTTCTGAGCGAAGCGTTTCCCCAGTTAGCACAACGCACCGGCCAGTTTTCCCTCGTGCGTTCCCTATATCATGATGCCGCGCCGATCCACGAAACCGGCCACCAGCTGCTTATGACCGGCCGACTTTCCCGGGGAGCATTGAATTATCCCTGCTTTGGTTCTGTCATCGCGCGACAGTGGGGGCCCCGTGGAGATGCACCTCCCTTCGTGGTCTTACCTCGACAGGTCACGTCACTCGGAGTGAATACCTATCGCGGGCAGCAGGCTACATTCCTGGGAGAAGACTTTGAACCGGCGACAGCAGTCGGAGAGTCCTCTGCGGCTGAATTTGAGATCGAAATTACGGGAGAATCCAAGGCGATTCAACAGCAATACGGTAAGCATCGCTTTGGCAGACTGTTACTGCAGGCACGTCAGCTGGTAGAACGGGGCACGCGGTGTGTTGTCGTCAATCTGTTTGATGATCTGCATCAGCAGTTGACCTGGGATTGTCACGGGACCGGGGCAGGGACCTCTGGTAAAGTTTATGAATATCGAGATTCACTGGGGCCCGCTTTTGACAAAGCACTCTCAACGTTGCTCGATGATCTTTCCGCTCGGGGCTTACTCGATGATACGCTGGTCATGGCTACGGGCGAATTCGGTCGCACCCCCCAGGTGAATGCTCACGGCGGCCGAGATCATTGGCCACATGTCTGGTCCGCGCTCGTCGCCGGGGGCGGGACACCCGGTGGTCAGGTCATTGGAGCCAGCGATGCGCGAGCGAGTGCGCCGGTCGAGCGTCCGGTCCATGCGTCTGAATTGACGGCGACCATCTACCATCATCTGGGATTAAATCCCGGCAGCTGTCTGGCGCGTACTGACCAGGAAGAGATCAGACTCGTCGATGCTTCCCCGATTGGCGAATTGATCAGCGGCTGA
- a CDS encoding beta-ribofuranosylaminobenzene 5'-phosphate synthase family protein, protein MSREVIITTGSRLHWGLLSLSPQVGREFGGIGLMIQEPQLKLSVTQSTGSTDTVKGSPGSITKIREALAAVRNECPQLYRDQFYDLVLHSEIPQHCGFGSGTQLSLAVAQALASMAEEPSLTSVELAQRVQRGARSALGIHGFTAGGFLVEGGKQSTDEISPLVVRADFPEDWQILLVTPTNRTGISGYIEADAIQQLGAMPLATTEKLCRLALMQLAPAVQTHDFEEFASGLTEFGHVVGEFFRPAQGGIFADPQMAELEKKLRSRGIRGIAQTSWGPTLSIICQDVEMVASLVRECGYGEFCELRTARPLNEGAQIQINQI, encoded by the coding sequence ATGTCGCGTGAAGTGATCATCACGACGGGAAGTCGTCTGCATTGGGGGTTACTCTCCCTCAGTCCTCAAGTGGGACGCGAATTTGGTGGCATAGGCCTCATGATCCAGGAGCCGCAACTCAAGCTGTCCGTCACACAATCAACTGGCAGTACCGATACTGTGAAAGGCAGCCCTGGCAGTATTACCAAAATCAGGGAGGCACTTGCTGCGGTCCGCAATGAATGTCCCCAGCTGTATCGAGATCAGTTTTATGATCTGGTGTTGCATTCGGAAATCCCCCAGCACTGCGGCTTTGGTTCCGGGACGCAATTGAGTCTGGCAGTCGCACAGGCGCTGGCATCGATGGCTGAGGAACCTTCACTGACATCTGTAGAACTGGCACAGCGGGTCCAGCGCGGTGCTCGCTCTGCATTAGGCATTCATGGATTCACAGCGGGAGGGTTCCTGGTCGAAGGAGGCAAGCAGTCTACTGACGAGATCAGCCCCCTGGTGGTACGCGCTGATTTTCCTGAAGACTGGCAGATACTCCTGGTCACTCCGACAAATCGCACGGGAATCTCAGGGTACATTGAAGCCGATGCCATTCAGCAGTTAGGGGCCATGCCCCTAGCCACTACGGAAAAACTCTGCCGCCTGGCGTTGATGCAACTGGCACCCGCTGTCCAGACCCATGATTTCGAAGAATTTGCATCCGGACTGACGGAATTTGGCCATGTCGTCGGCGAATTTTTCAGGCCCGCACAAGGGGGGATTTTTGCTGATCCTCAGATGGCAGAACTGGAAAAGAAATTGAGATCCCGGGGAATTCGGGGAATCGCGCAAACCTCCTGGGGACCGACATTATCCATTATCTGCCAGGATGTGGAAATGGTAGCAAGCCTAGTCAGAGAATGTGGTTACGGTGAATTCTGTGAGCTGAGAACAGCCCGTCCCCTGAACGAAGGAGCCCAAATTCAGATCAACCAGATCTGA
- a CDS encoding DUF447 domain-containing protein: protein MDFEILQEAAGMILEGIVTSQNESGELNIAPMGPQVDQAMTQFILRPFQTSRTFSNLKETRSGVFHVVDDVLLLAKAAIGTLQEIPETFPAENISGIVLASACRWYEFQIESIDESEARTVMQAKVIHQGRLRDYFGLNRAKHAVLEAAILATRTHLIKQSDLLAQYQALAEIVRKTAGPDEETAFRLLEDYISKAYAEISS, encoded by the coding sequence TTGGATTTCGAAATTCTTCAGGAAGCAGCAGGCATGATTCTGGAAGGAATTGTCACCAGTCAAAATGAATCGGGGGAATTAAACATTGCTCCCATGGGCCCACAGGTCGATCAGGCAATGACACAGTTCATACTGCGGCCCTTTCAGACCTCGCGCACATTCAGCAATCTGAAAGAAACCCGGTCTGGTGTCTTTCACGTGGTCGACGATGTATTGCTGCTGGCAAAAGCCGCAATTGGAACTCTGCAGGAGATTCCAGAAACCTTTCCGGCGGAGAACATTTCCGGTATCGTACTGGCTTCAGCCTGTCGCTGGTATGAATTTCAGATTGAATCCATCGATGAATCAGAGGCTCGTACAGTCATGCAGGCGAAGGTAATCCATCAGGGACGCCTCCGCGACTATTTCGGTCTGAACCGCGCAAAACACGCGGTGCTGGAAGCAGCCATTCTTGCCACGCGTACCCATTTGATTAAGCAGAGTGATCTGCTGGCACAGTATCAGGCACTTGCGGAAATCGTCAGAAAAACAGCCGGACCGGATGAAGAGACCGCGTTTCGTTTACTGGAAGATTACATTTCTAAAGCGTATGCTGAAATATCGTCTTAA
- a CDS encoding BamA/OMP85 family outer membrane protein → MSDTRCGNAFRLALCLILVQLTLFGDCFNGIVPLIDSACAQETAKKSISLNDPIFDIQVEGNHSIPALAILQKTKIQRGRPASRDQVLEDVRLLFATRWFSSVQPVYRKTEQGLVLVFKVKERPIVEKVEFRGNKKVKTKRLEATTGLKVGSPFDVSANQESVQRIKQLYVERGYRFAEIKLLKGDNADDRQVIFEINEGPKVIVTGIKFSGNKFGKTGVLKTKLLTKKAPLGLSVFGGKFDPSTVEDDLISLKQYYNSLGFFDVKIDEKIGFNKDRSHVQIEYTINEGKRYKIRDILIEGNRIFSEEEIRDNIKLASGEFFNSRTLSTDVDKLTDKYGELGHLFAKVNPVPRFLEAPGEVDLVYQISEDKPYRIRKITAHISGDNPRTKSSVLTNPMLVAPGDRANQRLIAKSKRRIEGNKVFQSGPQNGPRINVTRVDPQRELAEIRRDDVVRGQNYELDQKFDQGVIYDDGIIHEQQRSQEVFRGQNYDNGIPEPLNPLFGNSPLGDPMGTEFPQQQPGWVDLDVYASESRTGRLMFGVGVNSDAGVVGSIVLQEENFDILRPPRSFEDIMDGTAWRGGGQRFRAEAVPGDQVSRYLVNWTDPYFLDTNFSLGVSGFYFTRFYTDWDEERVGTRLSLGRQLTQEWSVNGQFRLENVDLRNPRTPTPPIVQQSVGNNLLNTFRLSATHDTRDAAFQPAEGHILEFAAEQAVGDFDYSRLETNASQYFTLYKRPDGGGRHILSLSASLGWTDTDTPVFERYYAGGFQTFRGFEFRGVTPRQNGVAVGGRWSFLGSAQYMVPITADEMIQMVFFSDFGTVEEDVSLDQFRVAVGAGLRLTVPAMGPVPVALDFSVPLAKESFDQTQVFSFYVGFTR, encoded by the coding sequence TTGTCTGACACCAGATGCGGAAACGCATTTCGATTGGCTCTATGCCTGATCCTGGTACAGCTTACATTGTTCGGAGACTGCTTCAACGGAATCGTTCCGCTGATTGACTCAGCCTGCGCTCAGGAAACAGCGAAAAAGTCGATCTCATTGAACGATCCCATTTTCGATATTCAGGTGGAAGGAAATCACTCGATTCCCGCTCTGGCTATTTTACAGAAGACAAAAATACAACGTGGTCGACCTGCCTCCCGAGATCAGGTTCTGGAAGATGTGCGACTGTTGTTTGCCACCCGCTGGTTCTCCAGTGTTCAACCCGTCTATCGAAAAACGGAGCAGGGACTGGTACTGGTTTTCAAAGTCAAAGAACGACCGATTGTGGAAAAGGTCGAATTTCGTGGTAATAAAAAAGTGAAAACCAAGCGACTGGAAGCAACCACCGGATTAAAAGTCGGTTCTCCTTTCGATGTCTCTGCTAACCAGGAATCCGTGCAGCGTATCAAGCAGCTGTATGTCGAACGTGGTTACCGTTTTGCCGAAATCAAACTGCTGAAAGGGGACAACGCCGATGACCGCCAGGTGATCTTTGAAATCAACGAAGGTCCTAAAGTCATCGTCACTGGAATCAAGTTCAGCGGTAATAAATTTGGCAAGACTGGAGTCTTGAAAACCAAACTCCTCACTAAAAAAGCACCACTGGGTCTAAGTGTTTTTGGAGGCAAATTTGATCCTTCCACGGTCGAAGACGATCTGATTTCTCTCAAACAGTATTACAATAGCCTGGGTTTCTTCGATGTGAAAATCGACGAGAAAATCGGCTTTAATAAAGATCGTTCTCATGTACAGATTGAATACACAATCAACGAGGGAAAGCGATACAAGATTCGAGACATCCTGATTGAGGGGAACCGCATCTTTTCAGAAGAGGAAATTCGGGATAACATCAAACTGGCTTCTGGTGAGTTTTTTAACAGCCGCACGCTTTCAACAGACGTCGATAAACTGACGGACAAATATGGAGAACTCGGGCATCTGTTTGCCAAAGTCAATCCCGTCCCCCGTTTTCTGGAAGCACCAGGCGAAGTGGACCTCGTTTATCAGATCAGTGAAGACAAACCGTATCGCATCCGCAAAATTACAGCACATATTTCCGGGGATAACCCCCGCACAAAAAGCTCAGTGTTAACCAATCCCATGCTGGTCGCGCCTGGAGATCGGGCGAATCAGCGACTGATCGCCAAGAGTAAGCGGCGGATTGAAGGGAACAAAGTATTTCAGTCCGGTCCACAAAATGGACCCCGAATTAATGTGACCCGCGTCGATCCTCAGCGTGAGCTGGCAGAGATCCGTAGGGATGATGTCGTGCGTGGTCAAAATTACGAACTCGATCAGAAGTTCGACCAGGGGGTCATCTATGATGATGGCATCATTCATGAACAGCAGCGGAGTCAGGAAGTGTTCCGTGGCCAGAATTACGACAACGGCATTCCCGAACCATTGAATCCATTATTTGGCAACAGTCCATTGGGCGATCCCATGGGAACCGAATTTCCACAGCAGCAACCGGGTTGGGTCGATCTGGATGTGTACGCTTCCGAAAGTCGTACCGGTCGTCTGATGTTTGGCGTCGGTGTGAACAGTGATGCCGGGGTCGTGGGTTCGATCGTACTGCAGGAAGAAAACTTTGATATCCTCAGACCACCCCGCAGCTTCGAAGACATCATGGATGGAACTGCCTGGCGCGGTGGCGGACAACGGTTCCGTGCAGAAGCGGTTCCCGGGGATCAGGTCAGCCGTTATCTGGTGAACTGGACGGATCCATATTTTCTGGATACCAACTTCAGTCTGGGAGTCAGTGGGTTCTATTTCACCCGTTTCTATACCGATTGGGATGAAGAACGCGTCGGTACCCGACTCAGCCTCGGGCGACAGTTGACACAGGAGTGGTCGGTCAACGGTCAGTTCCGTCTGGAAAATGTTGACCTGCGAAATCCAAGGACGCCGACACCTCCGATCGTCCAACAGTCTGTGGGAAATAACCTGCTGAACACATTCCGGCTGTCAGCCACACATGATACTCGCGATGCGGCATTCCAGCCTGCGGAAGGACATATTCTGGAATTCGCGGCTGAGCAGGCCGTCGGTGACTTTGACTATAGCCGCCTGGAAACGAATGCCAGTCAGTACTTTACATTGTACAAACGGCCCGACGGGGGTGGACGTCATATCCTGTCTTTGAGTGCCTCTCTGGGCTGGACTGATACTGATACGCCCGTCTTCGAACGTTACTATGCCGGTGGTTTTCAGACATTCCGCGGTTTCGAATTCCGGGGTGTGACACCACGCCAGAATGGCGTCGCCGTCGGTGGTCGCTGGAGCTTCCTGGGTAGTGCTCAGTACATGGTACCGATTACCGCCGACGAAATGATCCAGATGGTCTTTTTCAGTGACTTCGGTACCGTCGAAGAGGATGTCTCTCTGGATCAGTTCCGTGTCGCCGTGGGTGCCGGTTTACGATTGACGGTTCCCGCCATGGGCCCCGTTCCTGTTGCACTCGACTTCTCTGTGCCTCTGGCCAAGGAATCCTTCGACCAGACACAGGTCTTCAGTTTCTATGTCGGGTTTACCCGCTAA
- a CDS encoding RNA polymerase sigma factor, with product MNQNLNDANIMKRVCAGDYLLFDELVLRYRERLLRFAWSKYGRQIAAEDLVQEAFLAAFAARDSYNPSFAFSTWLWTIFLNLCRRHYKQQIRQPREMVRSSFSTSENTVIPEPSSSETPLQAVLKTEQFELLTMYLAELPEVQADSLRLRFFGGMKFTEIALTMDCSLSAAKIRVKNGLLQLAHRFSEDKASEGDVS from the coding sequence ATGAATCAAAATCTGAATGATGCCAATATCATGAAACGCGTTTGTGCAGGGGACTATCTCCTGTTCGACGAACTGGTATTGCGCTACCGGGAACGACTCTTGAGATTTGCCTGGAGTAAATATGGTCGGCAGATCGCTGCCGAAGATCTGGTGCAGGAAGCATTTCTGGCAGCCTTTGCAGCCAGGGATTCCTATAATCCGTCCTTTGCATTTTCGACCTGGCTCTGGACAATATTTTTGAACCTGTGTCGGCGACATTATAAACAACAGATACGTCAACCGCGTGAAATGGTACGTTCTTCTTTCAGTACCTCAGAAAATACGGTGATACCGGAACCCAGTTCTTCAGAAACTCCTCTGCAGGCGGTCTTGAAAACAGAACAGTTTGAACTGCTGACAATGTATCTCGCAGAACTGCCTGAAGTTCAGGCTGACTCACTGCGGTTGCGTTTTTTCGGTGGTATGAAATTTACGGAAATCGCGTTAACAATGGACTGCAGTTTATCAGCAGCAAAGATACGTGTGAAAAACGGGTTGCTTCAACTGGCTCATCGTTTTTCTGAAGATAAGGCTTCGGAAGGAGATGTCTCATGA
- a CDS encoding NADP-dependent methylenetetrahydromethanopterin/methylenetetrahydrofolate dehydrogenase — protein sequence MKKILIQLDTDTHASSFDRVVAIDAGVDELMSYSDVTPVNVEPLVHGAMFTRGPKELNNTALFVGGSEVHSGETLFQKIQNTFFGPMRVSVMMDSNGSNTTAAAAVLAAGKHLDFSETTALVLGGTGPVGQRAAQLLAKRGAKVILASRSIERAQAACDAIDRIVENAQLTPLALKDHKQIEEANKSTNLIISAGAAGVKLLPAACWKPMKQLKVVIDLNAVPPAGIEEVDVMDKATDRDGILCYGAIGVGGTKMKIHKAAIQKLFETNDMLLDTEEIYQIGVELQA from the coding sequence ATGAAAAAAATACTGATTCAACTAGATACCGATACGCACGCCAGCTCGTTTGATCGCGTCGTCGCCATTGATGCCGGCGTAGATGAGTTAATGAGCTATAGTGACGTGACTCCCGTTAACGTGGAGCCACTTGTGCATGGCGCGATGTTTACCCGGGGGCCAAAAGAGCTGAACAATACGGCGCTCTTTGTCGGTGGCAGTGAAGTGCATTCCGGCGAAACTCTGTTTCAGAAAATTCAAAACACATTCTTCGGTCCCATGCGGGTCTCTGTCATGATGGATTCGAACGGCTCCAACACTACCGCGGCTGCTGCCGTTCTTGCAGCGGGAAAACATCTCGATTTTTCCGAGACGACTGCTCTGGTGCTCGGTGGCACCGGTCCCGTTGGTCAACGTGCCGCACAACTACTGGCAAAACGGGGTGCGAAAGTCATTCTCGCTTCTCGCTCAATCGAACGGGCACAGGCGGCCTGCGATGCGATTGACCGGATTGTCGAAAACGCACAACTCACACCGCTGGCACTCAAAGATCACAAACAGATTGAAGAGGCCAACAAGTCTACAAACCTGATCATTTCCGCCGGTGCAGCCGGAGTCAAGCTGCTCCCAGCCGCCTGCTGGAAACCGATGAAACAGCTCAAAGTGGTCATCGACCTCAATGCGGTTCCCCCCGCTGGTATCGAGGAAGTGGATGTGATGGATAAAGCGACCGACCGGGACGGAATCCTCTGTTACGGTGCTATCGGCGTTGGCGGAACCAAAATGAAAATCCATAAAGCCGCCATCCAAAAGCTGTTTGAAACCAACGACATGCTGCTGGATACAGAAGAAATCTATCAGATTGGTGTCGAACTACAGGCCTGA
- the fae gene encoding formaldehyde-activating enzyme, which yields MSMFVGESLVGDGNEVAHIDLLIGDKTGPVGTAFANALSSQRMGHSNLLAVLSPNLAVKPATVMVTKVTIKGAKQAVQMFGPAQYAVAKAVADSVEAGVIPKDQCEDLVIVCGVFIHWEADDDKKIFDYNYEATKEAIARAMKNEPSVDEMIAKKSEATHPFYAG from the coding sequence ATGTCAATGTTTGTCGGTGAGTCACTTGTGGGTGATGGTAATGAAGTTGCTCATATCGATTTGTTGATCGGTGACAAAACTGGTCCTGTCGGTACAGCTTTTGCAAACGCTCTGTCCAGCCAGAGAATGGGTCATAGTAATCTGCTGGCTGTCTTATCACCAAACCTCGCAGTCAAGCCAGCCACCGTGATGGTCACTAAAGTCACCATCAAAGGTGCAAAGCAGGCCGTGCAGATGTTTGGCCCCGCTCAATACGCCGTCGCGAAAGCAGTCGCAGACAGTGTTGAAGCCGGCGTGATTCCTAAAGATCAATGCGAAGACCTCGTTATTGTCTGTGGTGTCTTCATCCACTGGGAAGCGGACGATGATAAGAAAATCTTCGATTACAACTACGAAGCAACCAAAGAAGCCATTGCCCGTGCGATGAAAAACGAGCCTTCTGTTGATGAAATGATCGCCAAGAAGAGTGAAGCAACTCACCCCTTCTACGCTGGCTGA
- a CDS encoding ATP-grasp domain-containing protein, with amino-acid sequence MNFPGPSSLLIVGGSTRAAACSAVRAGFQPVCADQFADRDLRAISEVVFKIDDHDHWLEEIMKQEPQDWIYTGALENRPELINSINQRHTLLGNAGKSLKKVRDPFFLQGLLANQSIPFATSLPHQSNTPLQGRWLRKPLLSAGGQGIGFVDSHTAAPADATQYYLQQYQPGIPLSALFIAFPDCCVLVGTAVQFIGNRVLHANGFQFCGGMILSPVPPEWRQTLEKLGQSVASGCSLRGLFGCDLIWNPDQQPGLCLTEVNPRYTALTELFELQFRLPLLRWQHAACHSCDASSTVAKSSAEELIQLLKVCEKQQLSPVSKGILYAPTDLTAPDLAFKPSIEQALWQIPALADVPDRRARIPAGTPVCTLYGTGTDQEECLTSLADQILSYQRQIQPEGARDLSRQEASNMLWPGKESEKLFFSGFFSSENVSGSFLED; translated from the coding sequence GTGAATTTTCCTGGACCCTCTTCCTTACTGATCGTCGGCGGCAGCACGCGTGCTGCCGCCTGTTCTGCAGTACGTGCCGGCTTTCAGCCCGTCTGTGCGGATCAGTTTGCTGACCGGGATCTACGCGCCATATCTGAGGTTGTCTTCAAAATAGACGATCATGATCACTGGTTGGAAGAGATCATGAAACAGGAGCCACAAGACTGGATCTACACTGGCGCACTGGAAAACCGGCCGGAACTGATCAACTCGATCAATCAACGTCATACACTGCTGGGAAATGCCGGGAAATCTTTAAAAAAAGTGCGTGATCCTTTTTTTCTGCAGGGTCTGCTTGCAAATCAATCTATTCCATTTGCGACCAGCCTGCCCCACCAGTCGAATACTCCCCTGCAGGGACGATGGCTGCGCAAGCCGCTCCTGAGTGCCGGCGGCCAGGGAATCGGTTTCGTCGATTCACACACTGCTGCCCCAGCCGATGCTACGCAATATTATCTACAGCAGTATCAACCTGGAATCCCACTGTCCGCGTTGTTTATCGCGTTTCCTGACTGTTGTGTGCTGGTCGGTACTGCAGTCCAATTTATTGGAAACCGGGTATTGCATGCTAACGGTTTTCAGTTTTGTGGCGGAATGATATTATCACCCGTGCCGCCTGAGTGGCGACAAACTCTGGAAAAACTGGGACAAAGTGTCGCGAGTGGATGCTCTCTCAGAGGTCTGTTTGGCTGCGATCTGATCTGGAATCCGGACCAGCAACCGGGATTATGTCTCACCGAAGTCAATCCCCGTTACACTGCGTTGACCGAACTTTTTGAGCTGCAATTTCGACTGCCTCTACTGCGGTGGCAGCATGCCGCCTGTCATTCCTGCGATGCATCATCAACTGTAGCCAAATCCTCAGCCGAAGAGCTGATTCAGTTACTCAAAGTCTGCGAGAAACAGCAATTATCACCTGTTTCGAAGGGAATCTTGTATGCGCCGACGGATCTGACAGCCCCGGATCTGGCCTTTAAACCATCTATCGAACAGGCACTCTGGCAGATCCCTGCTTTAGCTGATGTTCCTGACCGGAGAGCCAGAATTCCGGCTGGCACTCCTGTGTGCACCCTGTATGGGACCGGCACCGACCAGGAGGAATGCCTGACTTCGCTGGCAGATCAAATTCTCAGTTACCAGCGGCAGATTCAGCCAGAGGGGGCGCGCGATCTGAGCAGGCAGGAAGCCTCTAACATGCTCTGGCCTGGAAAGGAATCGGAAAAACTGTTTTTTTCGGGTTTTTTCTCAAGCGAGAATGTATCTGGTTCGTTTCTTGAAGATTGA
- a CDS encoding enolase C-terminal domain-like protein, whose amino-acid sequence MPKSTDIKIVEAKFSTEEVPFRTPLKFGGRVMDSSVLLNVEVIVETRNGKQGIGIGSMPAGNIWAWPSAIVSPEDSLKAMINFLEEAVEIANICPEVAHPIDLMYHISAEYHFMAKKLSKRLGLAEEIPELAQLVASSPLDAAIHDGFGRANHINSYNGLSSEYMIHDLSEYLDDQFKGEYLDQYTLRDPKPTLPLYHLVGALDPITEADITERVDDGLPETLGEWIKADGLTHLKIKLSGDNMDWDISRVIAVENEAVKAQGERGHDTWVYSLDFNEKCENVDYVLEFLNKIREQTPAAFDRVQYIEQPTNRDLKANPENKMHEAAKIKPVVIDESLVDYESLLLSRDLGYSGVALKACKGQTESLFLGAAAQKFDMFLCVQDLTCCGYSFLHSASLAARIPSIAAIEGNGRQYCPGPNKKWKRSYPGMFNITDGTVKTAELNGDGLGF is encoded by the coding sequence ATGCCCAAGTCAACAGATATCAAAATCGTTGAGGCAAAATTTTCAACTGAAGAAGTCCCTTTCCGGACCCCGCTCAAATTTGGTGGTCGGGTGATGGACAGCAGCGTTCTGTTGAATGTGGAAGTCATCGTTGAAACACGTAATGGAAAACAGGGTATCGGGATCGGCAGCATGCCGGCGGGAAATATCTGGGCCTGGCCATCCGCAATCGTCAGTCCGGAAGATTCGCTGAAAGCAATGATCAATTTTCTGGAAGAAGCGGTCGAGATCGCCAATATCTGTCCGGAAGTTGCGCACCCGATCGATTTGATGTATCACATCTCTGCTGAATACCATTTCATGGCGAAGAAGCTTTCCAAGCGACTCGGCCTGGCAGAAGAAATTCCGGAACTGGCACAACTGGTCGCCTCCAGTCCGCTGGACGCGGCAATTCATGATGGCTTTGGGCGCGCCAACCATATCAACAGCTACAATGGTCTATCTTCTGAATACATGATCCATGATCTGAGCGAATACCTGGATGATCAATTTAAAGGTGAGTACCTGGATCAATACACGCTACGTGATCCCAAGCCGACACTGCCGCTGTATCACCTGGTAGGCGCACTGGACCCGATCACCGAAGCCGACATTACAGAACGAGTCGATGACGGCCTGCCTGAGACACTGGGTGAGTGGATCAAAGCTGACGGCCTGACGCACCTGAAGATCAAACTTTCCGGTGACAATATGGACTGGGATATCAGCCGCGTGATTGCCGTCGAGAATGAAGCCGTCAAAGCACAGGGTGAGCGTGGACATGATACGTGGGTCTACTCTCTTGATTTCAATGAGAAATGTGAGAACGTGGATTACGTCCTGGAATTTCTCAACAAAATCCGTGAGCAGACACCGGCTGCCTTTGATCGTGTGCAATACATCGAACAGCCTACTAATCGCGATCTGAAGGCCAACCCCGAAAACAAAATGCACGAAGCAGCCAAGATTAAACCCGTAGTGATTGATGAATCGCTGGTGGATTATGAATCGCTGCTGCTGAGCCGTGATCTGGGTTACTCAGGTGTGGCATTGAAAGCCTGTAAAGGCCAGACAGAATCGCTGTTCCTGGGTGCTGCCGCCCAGAAGTTTGACATGTTCCTCTGCGTACAGGACCTGACCTGCTGCGGTTATTCGTTCCTGCATTCTGCCAGCCTGGCTGCACGAATTCCTTCTATCGCTGCGATTGAAGGCAATGGCCGCCAGTACTGTCCCGGACCGAATAAAAAGTGGAAACGCTCTTATCCGGGTATGTTCAATATCACCGATGGTACAGTGAAGACGGCTGAACTGAACGGTGATGGCCTGGGTTTCTGA